One genomic window of Nicotiana sylvestris chromosome 10, ASM39365v2, whole genome shotgun sequence includes the following:
- the LOC104231785 gene encoding 6,7-dimethyl-8-ribityllumazine synthase, chloroplastic-like: MATSAFGQCNLLPRTTTTMNPTQLQSPRQLFSLSFNRQSLITSSSRALSMFTQSEGFSSVINQKHCREEYQNRFQTCAVRELTGSVTSTQGHRFAIVVARFNDLITKKLLEGALRTFKSYNSEDVDVVWVPGCFEIGLAAQQLGKSRKYQGILCIGAVIRGDTSHYDAVVNATTSGVVSAGLNSGTPCIFGVLTCDTLEQAFDRAGGKWGNKGAEAALTAIEMASLFLEPLE, encoded by the coding sequence atggcaaCTTCCGCTTTCGGACAGTGCAATCTTCTACCTCGTACAACAACTACTATGAATCCCACACAACTGCAGTCTCCTCGTCAACTTTTCTCTTTGTCTTTCAACAGACAAAGCTTAATAACCTCTTCATCACGTGCACTATCAATGTTCACCCAATCTGAAGGTTTCAGTTCTGTAATTAATCAGAAACATTGTCGGGAGGAATATCAAAACCGGTTTCAAACATGTGCTGTTCGTGAGTTGACCGGTTCTGTTACCTCTACCCAAGGCCATCGCTTTGCTATTGTTGTTGCACGTTTCAATGATTTGATCACAAAGAAACTTTTGGAGGGAGCTTTACGCACTTTCAAGAGTTATAACTCAGAAGATGTTGATGTTGTGTGGGTTCCTGGCTGTTTTGAAATAGGATTGGCCGCACAGCAACTTGGAAAGTCACGAAAATATCAAGGGATACTGTGTATTGGAGCTGTAATAAGAGGTGATACGTCTCACTATGATGCTGTCGTTAATGCTACAACATCAGGAGTAGTTTCAGCAGGTCTAAATTCTGGAACGCCTTGCATATTTGGTGTTTTGACATGTGATACATTGGAGCAAGCTTTCGATCGCGCTGGTGGTAAGTGGGGAAACAAAGGTGCCGAAGCAGCGTTGACAGCTATTGAGATGGCGTCTTTGTTCCTCGAACCTTTAGAATAG